A window from Pseudobutyrivibrio ruminis HUN009 encodes these proteins:
- a CDS encoding polyribonucleotide nucleotidyltransferase, with product MKTFTMDLAGRTLRVDIGRVAAQANGAAFIQYGETTVLSTATASDKPRDGIDFFPLSVEFEEKTYAVGKIPGGFNKREGKASENSVLTSRVIDRPMRPLFPKDYRNDVTLNNMVMSVDPQCRPELVAMLGAAIATCISDIPFDGPCAMTQMGMIDGEFIVNPSQEQWDKGDLKLTVASTREKVIMIEAGANIIPEDKMIEAIYKCHDVNQTVIAFIDEMVKECGKPKHEYTSCAIPEELFAKMKEIVTPEEMEGAVFTDEKQVREENIRQITERLEEAFADNEEWLAVLGEAIYQYEKKTVRKMILKDHKRPDGREITQIRPLAAEVDIIPRVHGSSMFTRGQTQICDVVTLAPLSEAQKIDGLDPFVTEKRYMHHYNFPAYSVGETKPSRGPGRREIGHGALAERALLPVLPTPEEFPYAIRAVSETFESNGSTSMASTCASCMSLMAAGVPIKAMVAGISCGLVTGDTDDDFVLLTDIQGLEDFFGDMDFKVTGTKEGITAIQMDIKIHGLTRPIVEGAIARCREARFFIMDNCMSKAIAEPRKEVGEYAPKIIQLTIDPEKIGDVVGQRGKTINEIIARCDVKIDITDDGNVSICGTDAAKMDEAKRMIEIITTDFEQGQILTGKVVSIKEFGAFIEFAPGKEGMVHISKIAKERIDRVEDVLTLGDTVKVVCLGKDKMGRISFSIKDVQ from the coding sequence ATGAAGACATTTACAATGGATTTGGCTGGTAGAACACTTCGTGTTGATATCGGCAGAGTTGCTGCACAGGCTAATGGAGCAGCATTTATTCAGTATGGTGAGACTACAGTTCTTTCAACTGCAACTGCATCAGACAAGCCTAGGGATGGTATCGATTTCTTCCCACTCTCTGTTGAGTTTGAAGAAAAGACATATGCTGTTGGTAAAATCCCTGGTGGTTTCAACAAGAGAGAAGGTAAGGCATCTGAGAACTCAGTTCTTACATCTCGTGTTATCGATAGACCTATGCGTCCACTTTTCCCAAAGGACTATCGTAATGACGTAACACTTAACAACATGGTTATGTCAGTAGATCCACAGTGTCGTCCTGAGCTTGTTGCTATGCTCGGCGCTGCTATTGCTACATGTATTTCAGATATCCCATTTGATGGCCCTTGCGCTATGACACAGATGGGTATGATTGATGGAGAGTTTATCGTAAACCCTTCACAGGAGCAGTGGGATAAGGGGGACCTTAAGCTTACAGTTGCTTCTACAAGAGAAAAGGTTATCATGATCGAAGCTGGCGCAAACATCATCCCTGAGGACAAGATGATTGAAGCTATCTATAAGTGTCATGATGTTAACCAGACAGTTATCGCATTCATCGACGAGATGGTTAAGGAATGCGGTAAGCCAAAGCATGAGTATACATCATGCGCAATCCCTGAGGAGCTCTTCGCAAAGATGAAGGAAATCGTTACTCCTGAGGAAATGGAAGGTGCTGTATTCACAGACGAGAAGCAGGTTCGTGAGGAAAATATCCGTCAGATCACAGAGCGTCTTGAAGAAGCATTTGCTGATAACGAAGAATGGCTTGCTGTTCTTGGTGAGGCAATTTACCAGTACGAGAAAAAGACAGTACGTAAGATGATTCTTAAGGATCACAAGCGTCCAGATGGTCGTGAGATCACACAGATTCGTCCACTTGCTGCAGAAGTAGATATTATTCCACGTGTTCATGGTTCTTCTATGTTCACTCGTGGTCAAACACAGATTTGTGACGTTGTAACTCTTGCACCTCTTTCAGAGGCTCAGAAGATTGATGGCCTTGATCCATTCGTTACTGAGAAGAGATACATGCATCACTACAACTTCCCTGCATACTCAGTAGGTGAGACAAAGCCTTCTAGAGGACCAGGACGTAGAGAAATTGGACACGGTGCACTTGCAGAGAGAGCACTTCTTCCAGTACTTCCTACACCAGAAGAATTCCCATATGCAATCCGTGCTGTATCTGAGACATTCGAGTCAAATGGTTCTACATCAATGGCTTCAACATGTGCTTCATGTATGTCACTTATGGCAGCTGGTGTACCTATTAAGGCTATGGTTGCTGGTATTTCTTGTGGTCTTGTTACAGGCGATACAGATGACGATTTCGTTCTTCTTACAGATATCCAGGGTCTTGAAGATTTCTTCGGCGACATGGACTTCAAGGTAACAGGTACAAAAGAAGGTATCACAGCTATCCAGATGGATATCAAGATTCACGGTCTTACACGTCCAATCGTTGAGGGTGCTATCGCTCGTTGCCGCGAGGCTAGATTCTTCATTATGGACAACTGCATGAGCAAAGCAATCGCTGAGCCACGTAAGGAAGTTGGAGAATACGCTCCAAAGATTATCCAGCTTACAATTGATCCAGAAAAGATTGGTGATGTTGTTGGTCAGCGTGGTAAGACAATCAATGAAATCATTGCAAGATGCGATGTTAAGATTGATATTACAGATGACGGAAACGTTTCAATTTGTGGTACAGATGCTGCAAAGATGGATGAGGCTAAGAGAATGATTGAAATCATCACAACTGATTTTGAGCAGGGTCAGATCCTCACAGGTAAGGTTGTAAGCATCAAGGAATTCGGTGCATTTATCGAGTTCGCTCCAGGCAAGGAAGGAATGGTACACATTTCTAAGATTGCTAAGGAAAGAATTGACAGAGTAGAAGATGTTCTTACTCTTGGCGATACTGTTAAGGTTGTATGCCTTGGTAAGGACAAGATGGGACGCATCAGCTTCTCTATTAAGGATGTTCAGTAA
- the abc-f gene encoding ribosomal protection-like ABC-F family protein: protein MLLNVSHIFKSFGEDGIIKDATFTVDEGSKVAIVGNNGTGKSTLLKIIVGDLPADSGEVTLKKDATMGYLAQYQEDSFGSSILDTVLSAREDLLSMEKRLSDMEMEMSNLDSKDAATFMENYHKLQHQFDLLGGYTFRSEAVGILKGLGFEGDDLNKSMNELSGGQKTRVSLGRLLASSPDLLLLDEPINHLDLNSIVWLEGYLSSYKGAVVIVAHDRYFLDKIVDHVVDLSYGRTSVYTGNYTAFSEQKALYQLTYERSYEKQQKEIEHQKAVIEKLQSFNREKSIKRAESRKKMLDKIDIMDAPDKDMPRMRLTLEVEKESGKDVLDFSHVTKSYDDKNIFTDLSFEVHKGDRIAILGDNGTGKTTILKCINGLTDFESGEIRFGANVTVGYYDQEQQGLTESNTIFSELHDSYPYLTETQVRNTLAAFMFTEDDVFKRISELSGGERGRVSLAKLMLSKSNLLILDEPTNHLDMDSKEMLEEALNEYDGTLLYVSHDRYFVNRTANMILELSDGHLTKYLGNYDDYIVKKEQLSAANVASIQESVVDSNATAAKLDFKEQKRIEAEKRKLQNKISKIEEEIEKLEEKKAKIQDEFLKPENMTNSAKLNELTAEQNEIDSKLEDLYSQWEELSLS from the coding sequence ATGTTACTTAATGTTTCGCATATTTTTAAATCATTTGGAGAAGATGGCATTATAAAAGATGCCACTTTTACTGTGGATGAGGGTTCTAAAGTAGCTATCGTTGGTAACAATGGAACGGGAAAATCTACGCTATTGAAAATCATAGTTGGAGATTTGCCTGCAGATAGTGGCGAAGTTACTCTTAAAAAAGATGCAACTATGGGCTATTTAGCTCAGTACCAAGAGGATTCTTTTGGTAGTAGTATTTTGGATACAGTACTCAGTGCCCGTGAAGATTTGCTTTCCATGGAAAAACGTCTTTCAGATATGGAAATGGAGATGTCAAATCTTGATAGTAAAGATGCTGCGACTTTTATGGAAAATTATCATAAGCTACAGCATCAATTTGATTTATTAGGTGGATATACATTTCGTTCTGAAGCTGTTGGTATTTTAAAGGGCCTTGGCTTTGAAGGGGATGATTTAAATAAAAGCATGAATGAGCTTTCTGGAGGTCAGAAGACACGGGTTAGCTTAGGACGTCTTCTTGCTTCATCACCAGATTTGCTCTTATTAGACGAGCCTATAAACCATTTGGATTTGAATTCAATCGTGTGGTTGGAGGGATATTTATCTTCATACAAAGGCGCAGTTGTAATTGTTGCTCATGATCGATATTTTCTTGATAAAATTGTAGATCATGTTGTTGATTTATCCTATGGACGCACTAGTGTATATACAGGAAATTACACAGCTTTTTCTGAGCAAAAGGCTTTGTATCAACTCACATATGAGCGCAGCTATGAAAAACAGCAAAAGGAAATTGAACACCAGAAAGCTGTTATTGAAAAGCTTCAATCCTTCAACAGGGAAAAATCCATAAAAAGAGCTGAAAGCAGAAAGAAAATGCTTGATAAGATCGATATTATGGATGCACCTGATAAGGATATGCCTAGAATGCGACTTACTCTTGAGGTTGAAAAGGAAAGTGGCAAGGATGTATTAGATTTTTCTCATGTGACAAAATCATACGATGATAAAAATATCTTTACAGACCTTTCATTCGAAGTTCACAAAGGGGATAGAATCGCTATTTTAGGTGACAATGGTACAGGAAAGACTACAATTCTTAAATGTATCAATGGTCTTACAGATTTTGAATCAGGAGAGATTCGCTTTGGTGCAAATGTTACTGTAGGATATTATGACCAGGAGCAGCAGGGGCTTACAGAGTCAAACACTATCTTTAGTGAGCTACATGATTCTTATCCTTATCTCACAGAGACTCAGGTTAGAAATACATTAGCGGCCTTTATGTTCACAGAAGATGATGTTTTTAAACGCATCAGCGAGCTGTCCGGTGGCGAGAGAGGACGTGTCTCTCTTGCAAAACTTATGCTTTCTAAGTCTAATCTTTTAATCCTTGATGAGCCTACAAACCATCTTGATATGGATTCGAAAGAAATGCTTGAGGAAGCACTTAACGAATATGACGGAACTTTGCTTTATGTAAGTCACGATAGATATTTTGTTAACCGTACTGCAAATATGATTCTTGAACTTTCAGATGGTCATCTTACAAAGTATCTTGGCAATTACGATGATTATATTGTCAAGAAGGAACAACTCTCTGCAGCAAATGTTGCTTCAATCCAGGAATCTGTAGTAGACTCTAACGCTACAGCTGCAAAGCTTGATTTTAAAGAACAAAAGAGAATTGAAGCGGAAAAGAGAAAGCTTCAAAACAAAATCTCAAAAATCGAAGAAGAGATAGAAAAACTAGAAGAAAAAAAGGCAAAGATTCAAGACGAATTCTTAAAGCCAGAGAATATGACAAATTCTGCAAAGCTCAACGAATTAACTGCTGAACAGAATGAAATAGATTCTAAATTGGAAGATTTATATTCTCAGTGGGAGGAGTTAAGTTTATCTTAA
- a CDS encoding redox-sensing transcriptional repressor Rex, with the protein MDKQISQAVIRRLPRYYRYLGELLDDGVERISSNDLSKRMHVTASQIRQDLNNFGGFGQQGYGYNVAYLHDEIGNILGVNETHNVIVIGAGNLGQAIAGYVKFERVGFKIIGLFDVNPELKGKLVRDIPVQMLDELPEFIKHNDVEIAALTLPKSNARSTALKLVSLGVHAIWNFAHVDLDDIPDVIIENVHLSDSLMQLSYNITQQK; encoded by the coding sequence TTGGATAAACAGATTTCACAAGCAGTCATCAGAAGACTTCCTAGGTACTACAGATATTTGGGCGAACTTTTAGACGATGGTGTTGAAAGAATTTCATCAAATGATTTAAGTAAGAGAATGCATGTTACAGCATCTCAGATTAGACAGGATCTTAACAACTTTGGTGGTTTTGGTCAGCAGGGTTATGGATATAATGTTGCATATTTACATGATGAAATAGGAAATATCTTGGGAGTTAACGAAACACATAATGTTATCGTTATTGGCGCTGGTAACTTGGGCCAGGCTATTGCAGGTTATGTTAAATTTGAGCGTGTAGGTTTTAAAATTATTGGATTATTTGATGTTAATCCTGAGCTTAAAGGCAAATTAGTTAGAGACATTCCTGTTCAGATGCTTGATGAGCTTCCAGAATTCATTAAACATAATGATGTGGAAATTGCAGCTTTAACATTGCCTAAGTCAAACGCGAGATCTACAGCATTAAAGCTTGTTTCACTAGGCGTACATGCTATTTGGAACTTTGCTCATGTTGATTTAGATGATATTCCTGATGTTATTATAGAAAATGTTCATTTATCAGATAGTTTGATGCAACTTTCTTATAACATTACTCAACAGAAGTAG
- a CDS encoding hemolysin family protein, whose amino-acid sequence MYRRSKQENITEEDVISLVNEGHEDGNILASEAAMIQNIFEFSDTDAKDIMTHRKSIVAVNGDSTLREAINFINENNMSRYPVYIEDLDNIIGILHIKDLLTYYDKDIDNVKVKDLHELMSVAEFVPETHGINTLFAKMQSKKRHMVIVVDEYGQVSGLLSMEDILEEIVGNIEDEHDEEENSIEVKTEDSFVMDGGTSLEEVEEILGTKLSDDYETLNGYLISLNGKIPEDGSSFTLEDDNYVFYIKNVSDKVIDSVYVRRKRHVE is encoded by the coding sequence TTGTACAGAAGGTCTAAGCAAGAAAATATTACCGAGGAGGATGTTATTTCTCTTGTAAATGAAGGTCATGAAGATGGCAATATCCTTGCATCTGAGGCTGCTATGATACAGAACATTTTTGAGTTTTCTGATACAGATGCAAAAGATATCATGACTCACAGAAAAAGCATAGTTGCGGTGAATGGTGATAGTACCTTGCGAGAGGCTATAAATTTTATAAATGAGAATAATATGAGCCGTTATCCGGTTTATATTGAGGATTTAGACAATATCATTGGCATTTTACATATAAAAGATTTGCTTACATACTATGATAAGGATATTGATAATGTGAAAGTTAAGGATTTACATGAACTTATGTCAGTGGCTGAGTTCGTGCCTGAGACTCATGGAATCAATACTTTATTTGCTAAAATGCAGTCCAAAAAGCGCCATATGGTGATTGTGGTTGATGAATATGGACAGGTTTCTGGGTTGCTTTCCATGGAAGATATTCTCGAGGAAATTGTTGGAAATATTGAGGATGAGCATGATGAGGAAGAAAACTCTATTGAGGTTAAGACAGAGGATTCTTTTGTAATGGATGGAGGAACTTCTCTTGAAGAGGTTGAAGAAATCCTTGGTACAAAGTTATCTGATGATTATGAAACTCTCAATGGCTACTTAATTTCTTTAAATGGCAAGATTCCAGAAGATGGTAGTTCCTTTACTTTAGAGGACGATAATTATGTTTTTTATATTAAAAATGTATCCGATAAAGTCATAGATAGCGTATATGTTAGACGTAAAAGGCACGTTGAATAA
- a CDS encoding YebC/PmpR family DNA-binding transcriptional regulator, giving the protein MSGHSKFANIKHKKEKNDAAKGKIFTIIGREIAVAVKEGGPDPNNNSKLRDVIAKAKANNVPNATIENGIKKAAGNADAVNYESVTYEGYGPNGTAIIVDCLTDNRNRTAANVRSAFTKGGGSIGTPGCVSFMFDNKGQIIVSKEDCSMEADDLMMIALDAGAEDFSEEEDCFEIYTAPEDFSAVREALEAENIPMADAEVTMIPQTYVDLTDEQDLYKINKILDLLDDDDDVQNVYHNWNE; this is encoded by the coding sequence ATGTCAGGACATTCAAAGTTCGCAAATATTAAGCACAAAAAAGAAAAGAATGATGCTGCAAAGGGTAAGATTTTTACAATAATTGGTCGTGAGATCGCTGTAGCAGTTAAGGAAGGCGGCCCAGACCCTAATAATAATTCTAAGCTTCGTGATGTTATTGCTAAAGCAAAGGCTAATAATGTACCAAATGCTACAATTGAAAATGGTATCAAGAAGGCTGCTGGTAATGCAGATGCTGTAAATTATGAGTCTGTTACATACGAAGGATATGGTCCTAACGGTACAGCTATTATCGTAGACTGTCTTACAGACAATCGTAACCGTACAGCTGCTAATGTTCGTTCAGCATTTACAAAGGGTGGCGGAAGCATCGGTACACCAGGTTGCGTATCTTTTATGTTTGATAATAAGGGGCAGATTATCGTTTCTAAAGAGGATTGCTCTATGGAAGCTGATGATCTTATGATGATTGCACTTGATGCAGGTGCAGAAGATTTCTCTGAGGAAGAGGATTGCTTCGAAATCTACACAGCTCCAGAGGATTTCTCTGCTGTTAGAGAAGCTCTTGAGGCTGAAAACATTCCTATGGCTGATGCTGAGGTTACAATGATTCCTCAGACATATGTTGATCTTACAGATGAGCAGGATCTCTACAAAATCAACAAGATTCTTGACCTTCTTGATGATGACGATGATGTTCAGAACGTTTATCACAACTGGAATGAATAA
- a CDS encoding glycogen synthase, with amino-acid sequence MNKILFAASECVPFVKTGGLADVCGALPKEFSKEYFDVRVVLPYYTFIPEKYKKDFKFLTSFQMNMGPLVGTRYVGVFEYELDGVTYYFIDNHDYFDCFYPYSEDRWDLEKFIFFDKAVLSMLPLIGFQPNLIHCHDWQTGFIPVYLKNDFQGDQFFWGMKSVMTIHNLKFQGMWDTKTVAGISGLSMNLFTPDKLEYKKCGNMLKGGLVYADYITTVSATYCDEIQTPYYGEGLDGLLRARHYDMQGIVNGIDNDVYDPSKDSKIYKNFDVSTFRKNKKVNKAKLQADLGLEVDPKKYMIGLISRLTDQKGLDLINYCIEGIVDDFTQLVVIGTGESKYENMFRHYAWKYPEKISANICYDDNLAHKLYAAADAFLMPSRFEPCGLTQLISFRYGTVPIVRETGGLSDTVEAFDEYKKTGDGFSFANYNGDELLNTVNYSKFVFFDKKTQWNKMVERGMNKNYSWAVQKEKYENIYNYLIG; translated from the coding sequence ATGAATAAGATACTTTTCGCTGCTAGCGAGTGCGTTCCATTTGTCAAGACCGGCGGATTGGCAGATGTTTGTGGAGCACTTCCTAAGGAATTCTCAAAGGAGTACTTCGATGTAAGGGTTGTTTTGCCTTACTACACATTTATTCCTGAGAAATACAAAAAGGACTTCAAGTTCTTGACTAGCTTCCAAATGAACATGGGACCACTTGTAGGTACACGATATGTTGGCGTTTTTGAATATGAATTAGATGGGGTTACATATTACTTCATTGACAATCATGATTACTTCGATTGTTTCTATCCTTATTCTGAGGATAGATGGGATCTTGAAAAGTTTATATTCTTTGATAAGGCTGTTTTATCAATGCTTCCACTTATCGGATTCCAGCCAAATCTTATTCATTGTCATGATTGGCAGACAGGCTTTATTCCTGTTTATTTAAAGAATGATTTCCAGGGAGATCAGTTCTTCTGGGGAATGAAATCAGTCATGACCATTCACAACCTTAAGTTCCAAGGTATGTGGGACACAAAGACAGTAGCAGGTATTTCTGGTTTATCTATGAACTTATTCACTCCGGATAAGCTTGAATACAAAAAATGCGGAAATATGCTTAAGGGGGGTCTTGTTTACGCAGACTATATCACAACTGTTTCTGCAACCTACTGTGATGAAATTCAGACCCCATACTATGGAGAGGGCTTAGATGGCTTACTTCGTGCTCGTCATTACGATATGCAGGGCATTGTCAATGGCATTGATAACGATGTATATGATCCTTCTAAGGACTCTAAAATCTATAAAAACTTTGATGTTTCTACATTCCGTAAAAACAAAAAGGTTAATAAGGCAAAGCTTCAAGCTGATTTAGGTCTTGAAGTAGATCCTAAGAAATACATGATCGGCCTTATTTCTAGACTTACAGATCAAAAAGGCCTTGATCTTATCAATTATTGCATTGAAGGAATAGTTGATGATTTTACTCAGCTTGTTGTTATTGGCACAGGCGAGTCTAAGTACGAGAATATGTTCAGGCATTATGCATGGAAATATCCAGAGAAGATTTCAGCTAATATTTGTTATGATGATAATCTTGCTCACAAGCTTTATGCGGCAGCGGACGCATTTTTAATGCCTTCACGATTTGAGCCATGCGGCTTGACACAGCTTATTTCATTTAGATATGGAACAGTTCCAATTGTTCGTGAGACAGGTGGTCTTAGCGATACAGTTGAAGCTTTTGACGAGTACAAAAAGACTGGAGATGGATTCTCATTTGCAAATTACAATGGAGATGAGCTCCTTAATACTGTAAATTACAGTAAGTTTGTATTTTTCGATAAAAAAACTCAATGGAATAAAATGGTTGAGCGTGGCATGAACAAGAACTATTCTTGGGCAGTTCAGAAAGAAAAATACGAAAATATTTATAACTATTTGATAGGTTAA
- a CDS encoding FtsK/SpoIIIE family DNA translocase has translation MATKGTNNSKRKSNNSRRNTTKKSNSKSTSTRAKKATMEVEFEDPFFEDSSKEIILWGSLVLCILLCISNFGLGGVVGNAIADFFFGIFGIIQFILPFMVAFSAFFIISNYGNKVAVAKVIAGSVLLIFISVFVELIIHGQDVLGPLSAFEYSRDNHNGGGLLGGAIVFGIYDSFGLFGAYLIDIIAMVVSIIIIIERFAFDRVQQSSRYHADKAAAKRRARRERQLMEREANQTRYNSERQAIIEKINEEKALELEQMNQKGGSRRDRKHSGVTTNTTLMPDFSEASLSADGVNEIKINMAEGESDVEVTNTSRHRLRSGDKKSKSTHSFKNVTPLVATNESATFIEPEQPVVVEPKVVATPKPVEPVINTPAPTPAPEPTSEPEPVMEPVTSTRKPKPSASTQAEIEDSSESLRASIESDKKKPKKPFKFPPISLLKDAKKGTGDSREYLQEMAGKLQRTLGNFGVQANVTEVTLGPSVTRYELEIAEGTRVSKVVNLSDDIKLNMAVTDVRIEAPIPGKSAIGIEVPNKEKTMVSFKELVSSKEFKNAKSKISFCVGKDISGSVVVGNIEKMPHLLIAGATGSGKSVCINTIIMSILYHATPDEVKMIMVDPKMVELSVYNGIPHLLLPVITDAKKAAGALHWAVKEMTDRYELLAAAGVRNIEGFNEKVDSDALPESIPEEKRVRMSQLVIILDEVADLMMVAAADVEDSIVRLAQLARAAGIHLIIATQKPTVNVITGLIKANVPSRIAFSVSSGTDSRVILDMNGAEDLLGNGDMLYAPQNLSKPIRVQGAFVSDDEVSAVVDFLKNNNENAEYDSNIEAQIQNSETGSGSVSISGEPDNSRDQLFNEAGRLVIENQKGSIGYLQRNFRIGFNRAARIMDQLAEAGVVGPEMGTKPREIRMSISEFEELIKAN, from the coding sequence TTGGCAACAAAAGGGACGAATAATTCTAAAAGAAAATCAAATAATTCCCGCAGAAACACTACTAAAAAGAGCAACAGTAAATCTACTTCCACAAGAGCTAAAAAGGCTACTATGGAGGTTGAATTCGAGGACCCATTTTTCGAGGATTCTTCAAAGGAAATTATCCTTTGGGGTTCTTTAGTGCTGTGCATTTTACTTTGCATTAGCAATTTTGGCCTTGGCGGAGTTGTAGGTAATGCCATTGCCGATTTCTTCTTTGGAATTTTTGGCATTATCCAGTTTATCTTGCCTTTTATGGTTGCTTTTTCTGCATTTTTCATTATTTCAAACTATGGTAACAAGGTGGCAGTGGCTAAGGTTATTGCCGGTTCCGTTTTACTTATATTTATCAGCGTTTTTGTGGAACTAATCATACATGGACAGGATGTATTAGGGCCACTTTCAGCATTTGAATATTCAAGAGATAACCACAATGGTGGAGGCCTTTTGGGAGGCGCCATCGTTTTTGGAATATATGATAGCTTCGGTTTGTTTGGAGCATATTTAATTGATATTATTGCAATGGTTGTTTCCATAATCATTATTATCGAGCGCTTTGCTTTCGATAGAGTTCAGCAGTCTTCTAGATACCATGCTGATAAAGCAGCAGCTAAGAGACGGGCTAGAAGAGAACGTCAGCTTATGGAGCGTGAAGCAAATCAGACCAGATATAATTCTGAACGTCAGGCCATCATCGAAAAGATTAACGAGGAAAAAGCTCTCGAGCTTGAGCAGATGAATCAAAAGGGTGGCTCTAGAAGAGATAGAAAGCATTCTGGCGTTACTACAAATACAACACTTATGCCAGATTTTTCAGAGGCATCATTGTCTGCCGATGGCGTTAACGAAATCAAAATCAACATGGCAGAGGGAGAGTCTGATGTAGAAGTTACAAACACAAGCAGACATCGCCTTCGTTCTGGAGATAAAAAGTCAAAGAGTACACATTCTTTCAAAAATGTTACCCCTCTTGTGGCTACAAACGAATCAGCTACATTTATTGAACCAGAGCAGCCAGTAGTAGTTGAGCCAAAGGTTGTAGCCACGCCTAAGCCAGTTGAGCCTGTTATTAATACTCCGGCTCCTACACCAGCTCCAGAGCCTACATCAGAGCCAGAGCCTGTTATGGAACCAGTTACTTCTACTAGAAAACCTAAGCCATCAGCTTCTACACAGGCAGAAATCGAAGATTCTTCAGAATCTCTCAGAGCTTCTATAGAATCAGATAAAAAGAAGCCTAAGAAGCCATTTAAGTTTCCACCTATTTCATTGCTTAAGGATGCTAAAAAAGGCACTGGGGATTCTAGAGAGTACCTTCAGGAAATGGCTGGAAAGCTACAGCGTACACTTGGTAATTTTGGTGTTCAAGCAAATGTTACTGAGGTTACTTTGGGACCATCAGTTACTCGTTATGAGCTTGAAATCGCAGAGGGTACTAGAGTATCAAAGGTTGTAAACCTTTCTGATGATATTAAGCTTAATATGGCTGTTACAGATGTTCGTATTGAGGCCCCAATTCCTGGCAAATCTGCTATTGGTATTGAAGTTCCAAATAAAGAAAAGACAATGGTTTCTTTCAAAGAGCTTGTTTCTTCGAAAGAATTCAAGAATGCTAAATCAAAGATTTCCTTCTGCGTTGGAAAGGATATTTCTGGTAGCGTAGTTGTTGGAAATATTGAAAAGATGCCTCACTTGCTTATTGCAGGTGCTACAGGTTCTGGTAAATCAGTTTGTATCAATACTATCATCATGAGTATTCTTTATCATGCTACACCAGATGAGGTTAAGATGATAATGGTTGATCCAAAGATGGTAGAGCTTTCTGTATACAACGGAATTCCACACCTTCTTTTACCAGTTATTACTGACGCCAAAAAGGCGGCAGGAGCTCTTCATTGGGCTGTAAAAGAAATGACAGATAGATACGAGCTTCTAGCAGCTGCAGGAGTGCGTAATATCGAAGGATTTAATGAAAAGGTTGATTCCGACGCTTTACCTGAATCTATACCAGAGGAAAAGCGTGTGAGAATGTCACAGCTTGTTATTATCCTTGATGAGGTTGCTGATCTTATGATGGTTGCGGCAGCTGATGTAGAAGATTCAATTGTTAGATTGGCTCAGCTTGCCAGAGCAGCTGGTATTCACTTGATTATTGCTACTCAAAAGCCTACTGTTAATGTTATTACTGGTCTTATCAAGGCGAATGTTCCTTCAAGAATTGCCTTTTCTGTTTCATCAGGAACAGATTCGAGAGTTATTCTTGATATGAATGGTGCAGAGGATTTGCTTGGAAATGGTGATATGCTTTATGCTCCACAAAACCTTTCTAAGCCTATTCGTGTTCAGGGTGCCTTTGTCAGTGATGACGAAGTAAGTGCAGTAGTTGATTTCCTTAAAAATAATAACGAAAATGCAGAATACGATTCGAATATAGAGGCTCAAATTCAAAACTCTGAGACTGGATCTGGTTCAGTGTCAATCTCTGGAGAACCTGATAATTCTAGAGATCAACTATTCAATGAAGCAGGTCGTCTTGTTATAGAAAATCAAAAGGGTTCTATTGGCTATCTTCAAAGAAACTTTAGGATAGGCTTTAATAGGGCGGCACGTATCATGGATCAGCTTGCGGAAGCAGGCGTTGTTGGTCCTGAAATGGGTACTAAACCTAGAGAAATACGCATGTCCATTTCAGAGTTTGAAGAACTAATAAAAGCAAATTAA